One window from the genome of Maylandia zebra isolate NMK-2024a linkage group LG18, Mzebra_GT3a, whole genome shotgun sequence encodes:
- the LOC101482609 gene encoding piggyBac transposable element-derived protein 4 isoform X1 yields MKCEEEESLNDPQVHNQERNFGLSEDGPEPQIKEEQEEVCTGQEIAKVIVKQESEEIFVWTGKERFRVLDNIWKREEDLHCTGPDTHDIIKLEENGPLKHEDSDSVTVPDEDGFSVHSSGLDSADSDDETDLSEEMYPYYDTDDDYEEEEEEEEETEAATTLVGGRRRLRSQRSWPSANKAKRSRSEPLSGDAAAWKSEKDPDNLPHPLPHFLPTRTPGIQLPLSEYLTNPSPSKLFKMYFNWAAVKTLCANTNKNAAKNIAAGKKFKWAELTEAELYRYIGLTLYMWILKLPNIRNFWRVSSIFYAPYPSKVMSRTRFLLITWNIHMSDPAEDELNDRKKGTDDYDCLHRIRPLYDSLRLACKAVYHPQKNLSVDERMVPTKAKTALKKNMKQKKRWIKFFVLSDNTGYIFDFKVYTRKSTLATGRGLSFDAVVSLVNKNCLGSGYHIYCDKFYTSPALFRHLHDLGFGACGTFRDTRIGTPKTKDNSLTKESPRGTVRWIREGALIFIKWMDTREVSVCSTMHTAFSGDTLKRMCKVGGKRRVVEVPVPSAVKDYNSYMVGADLSDQLIGYYSSWRKSRAWYVRVLYHFIDIAVTNSYLISKELCGRLEEQPVKHQAFLEQLITELCEVPLQLVPERYQHIPVAIVEGASGHNKASKGRRKCKLCRKCTPFMCEACRVALCVIVDRNCHKLYHNSLKGTEN; encoded by the exons ATgaagtgtgaggaagaggagagtcTGAATGACCCGCAGGTCCATAACCAGGAGAGGAACTTTGGTCTGAGCGAGGATGGTCCAGAAccacagattaaagaggaacaggaggaagtCTGCACCGGTCAGGAAATAGCGAAGGTTATAGTGAAGCAGGAGTCTGAAGAAATCTTCGTCTGGACCGGGAAAGAGCGGTTCAGAGTCCTGGATAACATTTGGAAACGTGAGGAAGACTTGCACTGCACAG GTCCGGACACACACGATATTATCAAACTAGAAGAAAATGGACCCCTCAAACACGAAGATTCTGACTCTGTAACAGTGCCGGACGAAGATGGGTTTTCTGTCCACTCCTCTGGGCTGGACTCTGCTGATAGTGATGATGAAACTGACTTGAGTGAAGAAATGTATCCATACTATGACAC TGATGATGAttatgaggaggaggaagaagaagaagaagaaaccgaAGCCGCCACTACTCTGGTTGGAGGCAGAAGAAGATTAAGGAGTCAGAGGAGTTGGCCTTCAGCAAACAAAGCCAAGCGCTCTAGGTCAGAGCCACTCTCTGGTGATGCAGCTGCCTGGAAAAGTGAAAAGGACCCCGACAACTTGCCACACCCCCTGCCACATTTCCTGCCCACGAGAACGCCAGGTATCCAACTACCTCTTTCAGAGTATCTGACCAATCCATCTCCATCTAAGCTCTTCAAGATGTATTTTAACTGGGCCGCTGTCAAAACACTgtgtgcaaacacaaacaaaaatgcagcaaaaaATATTGCTGCAGGTAAAAAGTTCAAATGGGCTGAGCTCACAGAGGCTGAACTCTATCGCTACATTGGCCTGACACTGTACATGTGGATTCTGAAGCTGCCAAATATCAGGAATTTTTGGCGTGTCAGTTCCATCTTTTATGCGCCGTATCCTAGCAAGGTAATGTCGAGAACCCGGTTCCTCCTCATCACCTGGAACATTCATATGAGTGACCCTGCTGAAGATGAACTCAACGACCGCAAAAAAGGCACCGATGATTATGACTGCCTGCACAGAATACGCCCCCTGTATGACAGTTTGCGGTTAGCTTGCAAAGCGGTGTACCATCCCCAGAAAAACCTCTCTGTGGATGAGCGCATGGTACCGACCAAAGCCAAAACTGCcctaaagaaaaacatgaagcaaaAAAAGAGGTGGATAAAATTTTTTGTGTTGTCTGACAACACGGGGTACATTTTTGACTTCAAGGTTTATACAAGGAAGTCCACTCTGGCAACCGGGAGGGGCCTGTCATTTGATGCAGTGGTGTCTCTCGTCAACAAAAACTGCCTGGGATCTGGATATCACATTTACTGTGATAAGTTTTATACCAGCCCAGCACTGTTCCGCCACCTTCACGACCTGGGGTTCGGAGCATGCGGCACATTTCGGGACACGAGAATCGGCACCCCAAAAACCAAAGATAATTCCTTGACCAAAGAATCTCCAAGAGGGACAGTCAGGTGGATCAGAGAGGGAGCCCTCATTTTCATCAAGTGGATGGACACAAGGGAGGTGAGTGTGTGCTCCACCATGCACACTGCCTTCTCAGGGGACACTCTGAAAAGGATGTGTAAGGTTGGTGGAAAACGCAGAGTAGTCGAGGTGCCGGTGCCATCGGCTGTGAAAGACTACAACAGCTATATGGTGGGAGCTGACCTGTCAGACCAGCTGATTGGCTACTATTCCTCATGGAGAAAGAGCAGGGCGTGGTATGTGAGGGTGCTATATCATTTCATTGACATTGCTGTAACAAACAGCTACTTAATCAGCAAGGAGCTGTGTGGCAGACTGGAGGAGCAGCCTGTGAAGCACCAGGCCTTCCTGGAACAGCTGATAACTGAGCTCTGTGAGGTTCCCCTACAATTGGTCCCAGAGAGGTATCAGCACATCCCTGTTGCCATTGTTGAAGGGGCATCTGGCCATAATAAAGCCTCAAAGGGGCGAAGGAAGTGCAAACTGTGTCGGAAGTGCACTCCGTTCATGTGTGAGGCATGTAGAGTGGCTCTGTGTGTTATCGTTGACAGGAACTGTCACAAGCTGTATCACAACTCCTTAAAGGGTACTGAAAATTAA
- the LOC101482136 gene encoding uncharacterized protein LOC101482136 codes for MKCEEEEGLDDQQVCNQERNSSLNKQSPELPQIKEEQEEVSTTQDVDSLVVKQEAEGIIVWTGEERLRLLDTIWKCEKHDKDFLQQHVCKQEEDLDDQQVFNQGGNLSLDQEDPELPQIKEEPEELCTSQVLVLKVETDTFMVTSTYEEPEPNSDQLLSYNSPEPESRDEDESEHVDSGSKRNAKPEKRGHHRNSNTADGCPVSESQCETDTSKKSLKCDTCGKTFEYKYKLTKHQRVHTGEKPHSCSTCGKIFSYMSALKTHMRSHTGEKPYSCSICGKIFSYLSALKTHMRSHTGEKPHCCSTCGKRFSDLMNLKSHIRVHTGEKPYSCSTCGKRYSDRTNLKTHMRIHTGEKPYSCNLCGKRYSDRTNLKTHMRTHTGEKPYFCSTCAKRFTYRIQLRRHMKIHVC; via the exons ATgaagtgtgaggaagaggagggtctGGATGACCAGCAGGTCTGTAACCAGGAGAGAAATTCCAGTCTGAACAAGCAGAGCCCAGAGCTCccacagattaaagaggaacaggaggaagtCTCCACCACTCAGGATGTAGACTCGCTTGTAGTGAAGCAGGAGGCTGAAGGAATCATCGTCTGGACTGGGGAAGAGCGGCTCAGACTACTGGATACAATCTGGAAATgtgaaaaacatgacaaag ACTTCCTGCAACAACATGTCTGTAAGCAAGAGGAGGATCTGGATGACCAGCAAGTTTTTAACCAGGGGGGCAACTTGAGTCTTGACCAGGAGGACccagagcttccacagattaaagaggaaccAGAGGAACTCTGCACTAGTCAGGTGCTTGTGCTGAAGGTCGAGACTGATACCTTTATGGTGACTTCTACTTATGAGGAACCTGAACCAAACAGTGACCAGCTTCTTTCTTACAACTCTCCTGAACCAGAAAGTCGAGATGAGGATGAAAGTGAGCATGTAGACTCAGGatcaaaaagaaatgcaaagccTGAGAAGAGAGGACATCACAGAAACAGTAACACAGCAGACGGCTGTCCTGTGTCAGAGAGTCAGTGTGAAACTGACACAAgtaaaaagtctttaaaatgtGACACTTGTGGAAAAACCTTTGAATATAAATACAAACTGACAAAACACCAGAGAgtccacacaggtgagaagccacaTTCTTGTAGCACTTGTGGAAAAATTTTTAGTTACATGTCTGCGTTAAAAACTCACATGAGaagtcacacaggtgagaagccataTTCTTGTAGCATATGTGGAAAAATATTTAGTTACCTGTCTGCATTAAAAACTCACATGAGaagtcacacaggtgagaaaccaCATTGTTGTAGCACATGCGGGAAAAGGTTCAGTGATCTGATGAACTTGAAATCTCATATAAGAGTCCATACTGGTGAGAAGCCATATTCCTGTAGCACCTGTGGAAAAAGATACAGTGATAGGACGAACTTGAAAACTCACATgagaattcacacaggtgagaagccataTTCCTGTAACCTCTGTGGTAAAAGATACAGTGATAGGACAAACTTGAAAACTCACATGAGAACGCACACAGGTGAAAAGCCATATTTCTGTAGCACCTGTGCGAAAAGATTCACTTATAGGATACAGTTGAGAAGACACATGAAAATCCATGTTTGTTAA
- the LOC101482609 gene encoding uncharacterized protein LOC101482609 isoform X2, translated as MKCEEEESLNDPQVHNQERNFGLSEDGPEPQIKEEQEEVCTGQEIAKVIVKQESEEIFVWTGKERFRVLDNIWKREEDLHCTGPDTHDIIKLEENGPLKHEDSDSVTVPDEDGFSVHSSGLDSADSDDETDLSEEMYPYYDTDDDYEEEEEEEEETEAATTLVGGRRRLRSQRSWPSANKAKRSRSEPLSGDAAAWKSEKDPDNLPHPLPHFLPTRTPASTSLQSASQPTTSNHHDALASYRLLSPLQPNTPTYTTIQPPQQIESALNNENAAFQKLLTMVTELTREVRDLREEFRAFRQSCSNEPVDAGVLPLDLPLHNMDELNNAEATLQLPEANKTMVRRFSLIGGTTLEVRVRRILAYAITNELASGLNWTGRKNKDQTKQKRAFKETVLCKCIFDGLTQQVGVNAVSEFAFAQAVQKWLRYAPDRMGGAGRPISSPIPE; from the exons ATgaagtgtgaggaagaggagagtcTGAATGACCCGCAGGTCCATAACCAGGAGAGGAACTTTGGTCTGAGCGAGGATGGTCCAGAAccacagattaaagaggaacaggaggaagtCTGCACCGGTCAGGAAATAGCGAAGGTTATAGTGAAGCAGGAGTCTGAAGAAATCTTCGTCTGGACCGGGAAAGAGCGGTTCAGAGTCCTGGATAACATTTGGAAACGTGAGGAAGACTTGCACTGCACAG GTCCGGACACACACGATATTATCAAACTAGAAGAAAATGGACCCCTCAAACACGAAGATTCTGACTCTGTAACAGTGCCGGACGAAGATGGGTTTTCTGTCCACTCCTCTGGGCTGGACTCTGCTGATAGTGATGATGAAACTGACTTGAGTGAAGAAATGTATCCATACTATGACAC TGATGATGAttatgaggaggaggaagaagaagaagaagaaaccgaAGCCGCCACTACTCTGGTTGGAGGCAGAAGAAGATTAAGGAGTCAGAGGAGTTGGCCTTCAGCAAACAAAGCCAAGCGCTCTAGGTCAGAGCCACTCTCTGGTGATGCAGCTGCCTGGAAAAGTGAAAAGGACCCCGACAACTTGCCACACCCCCTGCCACATTTCCTGCCCACGAGAACGCCAG CCTCCACCAGTTTGCAGTCTGCCTCCCAACCCACTACTAGCAACCATCACGATGCCCTGGCCAGCTACCGGCTCCTTTCACCGCTCCAGCCCAACACACCAACCTACACAACTATACAACCTCCCCAGCAAATAGAGTCTGCGTTGAATAATGAAA ATGCAGCCTTCCAAAAACTGCTAACTATGGTGACAGAGCTGACCAGAGAAGTCAGGGACCTCCGTGAGGAGTTCAGAGCCTTCCGTCAATCCTGCAGCAATGAACCTGTTGATGCTGGCGTTTTGCCTCTGGATTTGCCTTTACATAATATGGATGAGCTGAACAATGCAGAGGCAACTCTGCAGTTACCGGAAGCAAATAAAACAATG GTGAGACGCTTTTCTTTGATTGGAGGGACCACACTGGAGGTGCGAGTCCGTCGTATACTAGCCTATGCCATTACAAATGAGCTGGCCTCTGGACTTAACTGGACTGGGAGAAAAAATAAGGACCAGACCAAGCAAAAAAGGGCATTTAAAGAGACAGTGCTCTGCAAGTGCATCTTTG ATGGCCTGACTCAGCAGGTGGGGGTAAATGCAGTTTCTGAGTTTGCCTTCGCCCAAGCAGTGCAGAAATGGCTCCGCTATGCTCCCGATCGGATGGGTGGTGCAGGACGCCCGATATCCAGCCCCATCCCGGAGTAA